A section of the Neorhizobium galegae bv. orientalis str. HAMBI 540 genome encodes:
- a CDS encoding CGNR zinc finger domain-containing protein, translating to MSFSWTPHRFAGGALALDVANSVILRFDPERSIDRFAEPPQMHAFPKAAEKFSAERALFGDLAPVQAENRAPFIALREAIDRYFRARVLGDDAQTLLADFLEATVAILRRAERNSLEAATAHSALRLLADDELARMKICGSCGWLFIDRSRNRSRTWCDMAVCGNRVKASRHYHRRKKEAVS from the coding sequence ATGAGTTTCTCCTGGACCCCGCATCGTTTTGCCGGTGGCGCGCTGGCGCTGGATGTCGCCAACAGCGTCATCCTGCGCTTCGATCCCGAACGCAGCATCGACCGGTTCGCGGAACCGCCGCAGATGCATGCCTTTCCGAAAGCGGCCGAAAAATTCTCGGCCGAGCGGGCGCTGTTCGGCGATCTCGCGCCCGTTCAGGCCGAGAACCGCGCGCCGTTCATCGCGCTGCGCGAAGCGATAGACCGCTATTTTCGCGCCCGGGTGCTGGGCGACGACGCACAGACATTGCTTGCCGATTTCCTCGAAGCGACCGTGGCTATCCTTCGCCGTGCGGAGAGAAACTCATTGGAGGCGGCGACCGCCCATTCGGCGCTCCGGCTGCTTGCCGACGATGAACTGGCGCGGATGAAGATCTGCGGCAGTTGCGGCTGGCTGTTCATCGACCGAAGCCGTAACCGCAGCCGCACCTGGTGCGACATGGCGGTCTGCGGCAACCGCGTCAAAGCCAGCCGCCATTATCATCGCCGGAAGAAGGAGGCCGTGTCATGA
- the pgsA gene encoding CDP-diacylglycerol--glycerol-3-phosphate 3-phosphatidyltransferase, which translates to MASRAYNIPNLLTYARIVAVPIIVGCFFIEGQLESSDVARWTALVLFAVASITDYLDGYLARIWNQTSNIGRMLDPIADKLLVAAVLLLLAADQTIAGWSLWAAITILCREILVSGLREYLAALKVSVPVTRIAKWKTTIQMVAIAFLLAGPAGDKIVPYTTQMGIVLLWLAAILTFYSGYDYFKAGVKHLVDEE; encoded by the coding sequence ATGGCGTCGCGCGCATACAATATCCCCAATCTTCTGACCTACGCGCGCATCGTGGCCGTGCCGATCATCGTGGGCTGCTTCTTCATCGAAGGACAGCTTGAAAGCTCCGATGTGGCGCGCTGGACGGCGCTGGTTCTGTTCGCCGTCGCCTCGATCACCGACTATCTCGACGGGTATCTCGCCCGCATCTGGAACCAGACGTCGAATATCGGCCGCATGCTCGACCCGATCGCCGACAAGCTGCTGGTCGCCGCGGTGCTGTTGCTGCTCGCCGCCGACCAGACGATCGCCGGCTGGTCGCTCTGGGCGGCAATCACCATTCTCTGCCGCGAAATCCTGGTCTCGGGCCTGCGCGAATACCTGGCTGCGCTGAAGGTCTCCGTGCCGGTGACGCGCATCGCCAAGTGGAAGACGACGATCCAGATGGTGGCGATCGCCTTCCTGCTGGCAGGGCCAGCCGGCGACAAGATCGTGCCCTACACGACCCAGATGGGCATCGTGCTTCTCTGGCTCGCCGCGATCCTGACCTTCTATTCGGGCTATGACTATTTCAAGGCCGGCGTCAAACATCTGGTGGACGAAGAATGA
- a CDS encoding glutathione S-transferase, protein MKLLYSPASPYSAKVRMAARHLGIEITEVKTDTNAAPPELVSNNPLGKIPVLIRDGEPPIYDSIAIMHWLDRQSGGKLYPKKDAKRTEAEVLEALCDGMMDCLLAIVYERRSRDEDKVHQPWIDKQWAKVVRGLDHLENNLPKTGKKLHGGHFALAALIGYLDLRFNGQWAAGRPELASWPDIFAKRFASYTAMKSAA, encoded by the coding sequence ATGAAGCTGCTGTATTCCCCGGCCTCGCCCTATTCGGCCAAGGTGCGCATGGCGGCGCGCCATCTCGGCATCGAGATCACTGAAGTGAAGACCGACACCAACGCGGCCCCGCCGGAGCTCGTGAGCAACAACCCCCTCGGCAAGATCCCGGTCCTGATCCGTGATGGCGAACCGCCGATCTACGACAGCATCGCGATCATGCATTGGCTCGATCGCCAGTCGGGCGGCAAGCTCTATCCGAAGAAGGACGCAAAGCGCACCGAGGCGGAAGTGCTGGAAGCGCTTTGCGACGGCATGATGGATTGCCTGCTGGCGATCGTCTACGAGCGTCGCTCGCGCGACGAGGACAAGGTCCACCAGCCGTGGATCGACAAACAGTGGGCCAAGGTGGTGCGCGGGCTCGATCACCTGGAAAATAACCTGCCGAAAACCGGCAAGAAACTGCATGGCGGCCATTTTGCGCTCGCCGCGTTGATCGGTTACCTCGATCTGCGCTTCAACGGCCAATGGGCCGCGGGCCGGCCGGAACTCGCCTCCTGGCCGGATATCTTTGCCAAGCGCTTCGCCTCCTACACCGCCATGAAATCGGCAGCCTGA
- a CDS encoding outer membrane protein — protein sequence MRTLIATLMASAVSFIAISAANAADAVEQIPQAPVATEEPAPAASWQGFYLGGYGQYDWGRFGSGDRDGQFGGGAYTGYNFQSGSIVYGVEADVGYNGTKSTTDDGFEGKAGWNGSVRGRVGYDLNPFLIYGTAGVALQDNELRDATSSDNKTGVGYTVGAGAEAFVTNNITARVEYRYTDYGSDSYSLDSGSVSKGFDDHSVKVGIGVKF from the coding sequence ATGCGTACTCTCATCGCAACTCTGATGGCCTCGGCAGTCAGCTTCATCGCCATCTCTGCGGCCAATGCCGCTGATGCCGTCGAACAAATTCCGCAGGCCCCGGTTGCAACCGAAGAGCCGGCCCCGGCTGCCAGCTGGCAGGGTTTCTATCTCGGTGGTTATGGTCAGTATGACTGGGGTCGCTTCGGTAGCGGCGACCGCGACGGCCAGTTCGGCGGCGGTGCTTATACGGGCTATAACTTCCAGAGCGGCTCGATCGTTTACGGTGTCGAAGCAGACGTCGGTTACAACGGCACGAAGAGCACCACGGACGATGGCTTTGAAGGCAAGGCTGGCTGGAACGGCTCGGTTCGCGGCCGCGTCGGCTACGACCTCAACCCCTTCCTGATCTACGGTACGGCCGGTGTCGCCCTGCAGGACAACGAACTGCGCGACGCGACCTCGTCCGACAACAAGACCGGTGTGGGTTACACGGTCGGTGCCGGTGCCGAAGCTTTCGTCACCAACAACATCACCGCTCGTGTCGAATACCGCTACACCGATTACGGTTCGGACAGCTACTCGCTCGATTCCGGTTCGGTCTCGAAGGGCTTCGACGACCACAGCGTCAAGGTCGGTATCGGCGTGAAGTTCTAA
- the ndk gene encoding nucleoside-diphosphate kinase codes for MAIERTFSMIKPDATKRNLTGAITKVFEDNGLRVIASKRVWMSKREAEGFYAVHKERPFFGELVEGMTSGPTIVQVLEGENAILKNREIMGATNPANADEGTIRKTFALSIGENSVHGSDAPETAAQEIAYWFSETEIVG; via the coding sequence ATGGCGATTGAACGCACGTTTTCGATGATCAAGCCGGATGCCACCAAGCGCAACCTCACTGGCGCCATCACCAAGGTGTTTGAAGACAATGGCCTGCGCGTCATCGCTTCCAAGCGCGTGTGGATGAGCAAGCGCGAAGCCGAAGGCTTCTACGCCGTTCACAAGGAACGCCCGTTCTTCGGCGAACTGGTCGAAGGCATGACCTCCGGCCCGACCATCGTTCAGGTTCTGGAAGGCGAAAACGCCATCCTCAAGAACCGCGAGATCATGGGCGCCACCAACCCGGCCAACGCTGACGAAGGCACCATCCGCAAGACCTTCGCGCTGTCGATCGGCGAGAACTCGGTTCACGGTTCCGACGCTCCGGAAACCGCCGCCCAGGAAATCGCCTACTGGTTCTCCGAAACCGAGATTGTCGGCTGA
- a CDS encoding ribonuclease T2 family protein yields the protein MTNRFIAFLFLALFASTASAQERRSDNRQDHAGQFDFYVLSLSWSPTFCASQSGGKNDQQCSTDKDFRFIVHGLWPQYEKGYPDFCETKEPGRVPQSLGQPLFDIMPSMGLIGHQWRKHGSCTGLSQRDYFGKLREAFSRVKLPADLSRGDSAVTLSADQIEEKFLAANPGMSRRGISTSCEGRQLEEVRICLSKDLQFRDCAEVDRDGCRISQITLPPAR from the coding sequence ATGACCAACCGATTTATCGCTTTCCTTTTTCTCGCGCTTTTCGCATCCACTGCCTCCGCCCAGGAGCGCCGATCGGACAATCGGCAGGATCACGCAGGGCAGTTCGATTTCTACGTCCTGTCGCTTTCCTGGTCGCCGACCTTCTGTGCTTCGCAGAGTGGCGGCAAGAACGACCAGCAATGCAGCACGGACAAGGATTTCCGTTTCATCGTCCACGGGCTGTGGCCGCAATACGAAAAAGGCTATCCGGACTTCTGCGAAACGAAGGAACCGGGCCGCGTGCCGCAATCGCTCGGCCAGCCACTCTTCGACATCATGCCGTCGATGGGGCTGATCGGCCATCAGTGGCGCAAGCACGGAAGCTGCACCGGGCTCAGCCAGCGTGATTATTTCGGCAAGCTGCGCGAGGCCTTCTCGCGGGTCAAACTGCCCGCCGACCTGTCCCGCGGCGACTCGGCCGTGACGCTGTCGGCCGACCAGATCGAGGAAAAGTTCCTCGCTGCCAATCCGGGCATGAGCCGGCGCGGCATTTCGACGAGTTGCGAGGGCCGGCAGCTGGAGGAAGTGCGCATCTGCCTCAGCAAGGACCTGCAATTCCGCGATTGCGCCGAAGTCGATCGTGACGGCTGCCGGATCAGCCAGATCACCCTGCCGCCCGCAAGATGA
- a CDS encoding 23S rRNA (adenine(2030)-N(6))-methyltransferase RlmJ: MNYRHIYHAGNFADVLKHAILARLIRYAQNKDKAFRMLDTHAGIGLYDLSSDEAQKTGEWRDGIGRLMEAELPAKVADLLEPYLTAVRELNPTGALKLYPGSPKLARMLFRPQDRLSAMELHPEDFNRLHNLFEGDFQVRATELDGWLALGAHLPPKEKRGIVLVDPPFEEDGEYRRLVKGLSTGWRRFQGGTFCLWYPIKKGAPLRAFHDELKALEIPKMLCAELTVQSDRETTGLSGSGLIIVNPPFTLKDELHALLPTLKTILAQDRFASQRAFWLTGETVDSDLDSES; this comes from the coding sequence ATGAACTACCGGCACATCTATCACGCGGGCAATTTTGCCGATGTCCTCAAACACGCGATCCTGGCGCGGCTGATCCGCTATGCCCAGAACAAGGACAAGGCGTTTCGCATGCTGGATACCCATGCCGGCATCGGGCTTTACGACCTTTCCTCGGACGAGGCGCAGAAGACCGGCGAATGGCGCGACGGCATCGGCCGGCTAATGGAAGCGGAACTGCCGGCAAAGGTCGCAGACCTGCTGGAGCCTTATTTGACCGCAGTCAGGGAATTGAACCCGACCGGCGCGCTGAAACTTTATCCCGGCTCGCCGAAACTTGCCCGCATGCTGTTCCGCCCGCAGGACCGGTTGTCGGCGATGGAACTGCATCCGGAAGACTTCAATCGCCTGCACAACCTGTTCGAGGGCGATTTCCAGGTGCGCGCCACCGAACTCGACGGCTGGCTGGCGCTGGGCGCCCATCTGCCGCCGAAGGAAAAGCGCGGTATCGTGCTCGTCGATCCGCCTTTCGAGGAGGACGGCGAATACAGGCGGCTGGTGAAAGGCCTGTCGACCGGCTGGCGCCGCTTTCAGGGCGGCACCTTCTGCCTCTGGTATCCGATCAAGAAGGGCGCGCCCCTCAGGGCCTTCCACGACGAGCTGAAGGCGCTGGAAATCCCGAAAATGCTATGCGCCGAATTGACCGTCCAGAGCGACCGCGAGACGACCGGGCTGTCCGGCTCCGGCCTCATCATCGTCAACCCGCCCTTCACGCTGAAGGACGAGTTGCACGCGCTTCTGCCGACCTTGAAAACCATCCTGGCGCAGGACCGGTTCGCCTCGCAGCGCGCCTTCTGGCTGACCGGCGAGACCGTCGACAGCGACCTCGATTCGGAGTCTTGA
- a CDS encoding branched-chain amino acid ABC transporter permease — MAYLLQQLANAVPLAALYATLAFGYAIAFAVTKRADITYGAIFAFSGHLYLLLAHFSWNRLWLVLPAALALGAAAGIAGGIGAGVTIGQIVMRPLAKISPNAVIVASLGALMVLMEGARIAADTRELWLPPFLNDAVVFWHADGFPVTLTLIQLANVAIMLAAIGAGYLVLARTHWGRMWRAVSDDPLAAELSGANSARVFVVAYAAAALYASICGVLATSHYGTMDFGAGLLFGLKVVLIAAAGGHSNPLRAAAGAAVIGFAETLWSGYGPIVWRDLVIVAMLVLVLVMSRRERVVP, encoded by the coding sequence ATGGCCTATCTCTTGCAGCAACTAGCGAACGCGGTTCCGCTGGCGGCGCTCTATGCGACGCTCGCCTTCGGATATGCGATCGCCTTTGCCGTGACGAAACGGGCCGACATCACCTATGGCGCGATCTTCGCCTTTTCCGGCCATCTCTATCTGCTCCTCGCCCATTTCAGCTGGAACCGGCTGTGGCTGGTCCTGCCGGCGGCTCTGGCTTTGGGCGCTGCGGCGGGGATCGCCGGTGGGATCGGGGCAGGGGTGACGATCGGGCAGATTGTCATGCGCCCGCTTGCAAAAATCTCGCCGAATGCAGTGATCGTCGCCTCGCTCGGCGCGCTGATGGTGCTGATGGAGGGTGCCCGTATCGCTGCCGACACCCGCGAGCTCTGGCTGCCGCCCTTCCTCAACGACGCGGTCGTCTTCTGGCATGCAGACGGCTTTCCGGTGACCTTGACGTTGATCCAGCTCGCCAACGTTGCCATCATGCTGGCGGCTATCGGCGCGGGCTATCTGGTGCTGGCGCGCACCCATTGGGGCCGTATGTGGCGGGCAGTCTCGGACGATCCGCTGGCGGCGGAACTGTCCGGCGCCAATTCCGCACGGGTCTTCGTCGTGGCTTATGCGGCAGCGGCGCTCTATGCCTCGATCTGCGGTGTGCTCGCGACCTCCCACTACGGCACGATGGATTTTGGCGCCGGCCTGTTGTTCGGCCTGAAAGTGGTGCTGATCGCTGCGGCCGGTGGCCATTCCAACCCGCTGCGTGCCGCCGCCGGCGCCGCCGTCATCGGCTTTGCCGAGACGCTCTGGAGCGGCTACGGCCCGATCGTCTGGCGCGACCTGGTGATTGTCGCCATGCTGGTCCTGGTTTTGGTGATGAGCCGGCGGGAGCGGGTGGTGCCTTAG
- a CDS encoding glutathione S-transferase family protein, which translates to MTRILYSLCGADESRPFSPHCWKVVQALAHKGLDFIEKPTPFTEIPSLEGGFSKTVPILRDGNELIRDSFEIALYLEETYPDRPTLFGGPAGKALARFVEGFSQMVVHTAITKIAVKNIHDMLGETDQVYFRTSREARLGRTLEEMEASRQAEIDGFAPKLEPIRHALKYHDFIGGDGPLFVDYILFGALQWMRVTAGAKVFSDNDPVGLWFERCLDLHNGVGRSVTAA; encoded by the coding sequence GTGACCCGTATTCTCTATTCGCTCTGCGGCGCCGACGAGAGCCGCCCGTTTTCGCCGCATTGCTGGAAAGTCGTGCAGGCACTCGCCCACAAGGGCCTCGATTTCATCGAGAAGCCGACGCCGTTTACCGAAATACCCAGCCTCGAAGGCGGGTTTTCGAAGACGGTGCCGATCCTGAGGGACGGCAATGAGCTGATCCGCGACAGTTTCGAGATCGCGCTTTATCTGGAGGAGACCTATCCGGACCGGCCGACGCTGTTCGGCGGCCCGGCCGGTAAGGCGCTTGCCCGTTTCGTCGAGGGTTTTTCCCAGATGGTGGTGCACACGGCGATCACCAAGATCGCGGTCAAGAACATTCATGACATGCTCGGAGAGACCGATCAGGTCTATTTCCGCACCAGCCGCGAGGCCCGGCTCGGCAGGACGCTGGAGGAGATGGAAGCGAGCCGCCAAGCCGAGATCGACGGTTTCGCACCAAAACTGGAGCCGATCCGCCACGCCCTGAAATATCATGACTTCATCGGCGGCGACGGCCCGCTTTTCGTCGACTACATCCTGTTCGGGGCGCTGCAATGGATGCGCGTCACCGCCGGGGCCAAGGTGTTTTCCGACAACGACCCGGTCGGGTTGTGGTTCGAACGCTGCCTCGACCTGCATAATGGCGTCGGGCGCAGTGTGACAGCGGCGTGA
- a CDS encoding GGDEF domain-containing protein, producing MAAEASRTVQDRSLQAVVQLMAKLDVSGLPRNYELFHEALLGGDPALSREVLALTAGPSQTVLDEMGLRHQLPAFVALMPVRGRDQEIKLLLELRDKMASGVAQKKGFSRVLETVARSLRQDSTAGPEDILAEIEYLSVSLSDAVVAETELEAILRSGADRLVKAEREASVARSVTLRDRLTSLPNHAALAERLEALYGVDADSRDTALFMVTITDLPHFARTYGDPAVNRIVKKAASIFRKAIKKNDFLARIGKGDFAFVFRDVGRDSVQPIAERLIASITDNLVFAASDGTSGIGLSVGAALTADAFSPQELRLQAGTALETAKANPRLIVAVHGGGQKRTS from the coding sequence ATGGCGGCCGAAGCGAGCAGAACGGTACAGGATCGCAGCCTGCAGGCTGTCGTCCAACTGATGGCGAAGCTGGACGTGAGCGGCCTGCCGCGCAATTACGAGCTCTTCCACGAGGCGCTGCTGGGCGGCGACCCCGCCCTTTCGCGCGAAGTGCTGGCGCTCACTGCCGGTCCTTCGCAGACGGTGCTCGACGAGATGGGGCTGCGTCATCAGCTCCCGGCCTTCGTGGCGCTCATGCCTGTCAGGGGGCGCGATCAGGAAATAAAGCTGCTGCTGGAACTTCGGGACAAGATGGCAAGCGGCGTTGCCCAGAAAAAGGGTTTCAGCCGGGTGCTGGAAACTGTAGCCCGCAGCCTGCGTCAGGACAGCACCGCGGGACCTGAGGATATTCTGGCCGAAATCGAATATCTGAGTGTCTCGCTCTCCGACGCCGTGGTCGCCGAAACCGAACTGGAAGCCATTCTTCGCTCCGGTGCCGATCGTCTCGTCAAGGCCGAACGCGAAGCGTCGGTTGCCCGCTCGGTGACCCTGCGCGACCGGCTGACCTCGCTGCCGAATCATGCGGCGCTTGCCGAACGGCTGGAGGCACTCTACGGTGTCGATGCCGACAGCCGCGATACCGCCCTCTTCATGGTGACGATTACCGACCTGCCGCATTTCGCCCGTACCTACGGCGATCCCGCCGTCAACCGGATCGTCAAGAAGGCCGCCTCGATCTTCCGCAAGGCGATCAAGAAGAACGATTTCCTGGCGCGCATCGGCAAGGGCGATTTCGCCTTCGTCTTTCGCGACGTCGGCCGCGACAGCGTGCAGCCGATCGCCGAACGGCTGATCGCCTCGATCACCGACAATCTCGTCTTTGCCGCCTCCGACGGCACAAGCGGCATCGGCCTGTCGGTCGGCGCAGCACTCACCGCAGACGCCTTCTCCCCACAGGAACTCCGCCTGCAGGCCGGCACGGCGCTTGAAACCGCCAAGGCCAATCCGCGCCTGATCGTCGCGGTTCACGGCGGCGGGCAGAAACGGACGTCCTAA
- the uvrC gene encoding excinuclease ABC subunit UvrC, protein MNGTKLPDGGVLYDETEEEDDDVLVAEPAQGPAASIDWNEGWKNDSGLKGADLIAEFVKHLPNAPGVYRMFNDAQDVLYVGKARSLKKRVGNYAQGRVHSNRIAKMVRETTHMEFVTTRTETEALLLEANLIKRLRPRFNVLLRDDKSFPYIMITGDHRAPAIFKHRGARARKGDYFGPFASAAAVGRTINSLQRAFLLRTCTDSVFETRTRPCLLFQIKRCSGPCTREISDEGYAALVGEAKDFLSGKSQNVKSAIARQMAEASEDLDFERAAIYRDRLAALSHVQSHQGINPAGVEEADVFAIYNEGGMSCIQVFFFRTGQNWGNRAYFPKADPQLSGAEVLNAFLAQFYDDKPVPKQILLSETVEEQDLLALAFCERAGHKVTISVPQRGEKKDLTDHVLANAREAHGRRLAETSSQARLLQGLAETFGLSFVPRRIEIYDNSHIMGTNAVGGMVVAGPEGFVKSQYRKFNIKSTDITPGDDFGMMREVMTRRFSRLLKEEGIPDRTAVAGASAEDAADAAFPAWPDVILIDGGQGQMSAVRAILDELGIRDVVTAIGVAKGVDRDAGRERFFADGRSDFSLPPRDPVLYFIQRMRDEAHRFAIGSHRARRKKEMVKNPLDEISGIGPGRKRKLLQHFGTAKAVSRAGLTDLMAVEGISEAVAKQIYNHFHENRAG, encoded by the coding sequence ATGAACGGAACGAAGCTGCCCGACGGCGGCGTTCTCTACGACGAGACGGAAGAAGAAGACGACGATGTGCTGGTGGCCGAGCCGGCCCAGGGTCCTGCTGCGTCGATTGACTGGAACGAAGGCTGGAAGAACGACAGCGGCCTGAAGGGCGCCGACCTGATCGCCGAATTCGTCAAGCACCTGCCGAACGCGCCGGGCGTCTACCGGATGTTCAACGATGCGCAGGACGTGCTTTACGTCGGCAAGGCGCGCAGCCTCAAGAAGCGCGTCGGCAACTATGCGCAGGGCCGCGTCCATTCCAACCGCATCGCCAAGATGGTGCGCGAAACCACCCATATGGAATTCGTCACGACGCGGACGGAGACCGAGGCGCTGCTGCTCGAGGCCAATCTCATCAAGCGCCTGCGGCCGCGCTTCAATGTTCTTCTGCGCGACGACAAATCCTTCCCCTATATCATGATCACCGGCGACCACCGGGCACCGGCGATCTTCAAGCATCGCGGTGCGCGGGCGCGCAAAGGCGATTATTTCGGCCCCTTCGCGTCGGCGGCCGCCGTCGGCCGCACCATCAATTCGCTGCAGCGCGCCTTCCTGCTGCGTACCTGCACCGATAGCGTCTTCGAGACCCGCACCCGTCCGTGCCTGCTGTTCCAGATCAAGCGCTGTTCAGGCCCCTGCACCCGCGAGATCAGCGACGAGGGGTATGCGGCGCTGGTGGGCGAAGCCAAGGATTTCCTTTCCGGCAAGAGCCAGAACGTCAAGTCGGCGATCGCCCGCCAGATGGCGGAAGCCTCCGAGGACCTGGATTTCGAGCGCGCCGCGATCTATCGCGACCGGCTGGCGGCGCTCAGTCACGTCCAGAGCCACCAGGGCATCAACCCGGCCGGCGTCGAGGAGGCGGATGTCTTTGCCATCTACAACGAGGGCGGCATGTCCTGCATCCAGGTGTTCTTCTTCAGGACCGGCCAGAACTGGGGCAACCGCGCCTATTTCCCGAAGGCCGATCCGCAGCTCTCCGGTGCGGAAGTGCTCAACGCCTTCCTCGCGCAGTTCTATGACGACAAGCCGGTGCCGAAACAGATCCTGCTGTCGGAAACCGTCGAGGAACAGGACCTGCTGGCGCTCGCCTTCTGCGAAAGGGCCGGCCACAAGGTGACGATCTCCGTGCCCCAACGTGGCGAGAAGAAGGACCTGACCGACCACGTGCTGGCCAATGCCCGCGAGGCGCATGGCCGCCGGCTTGCCGAGACCTCGTCGCAGGCGCGCCTGCTGCAGGGCCTGGCCGAGACCTTCGGCCTATCCTTCGTGCCGCGCCGGATCGAGATCTACGACAACTCGCACATCATGGGCACCAATGCTGTCGGCGGCATGGTCGTGGCGGGGCCGGAAGGCTTCGTGAAGAGCCAGTACCGGAAGTTCAACATCAAATCGACCGACATCACTCCCGGCGACGACTTCGGCATGATGCGGGAAGTGATGACCCGCCGCTTCTCGCGCCTCCTCAAGGAAGAGGGCATTCCGGACCGCACCGCCGTTGCCGGCGCCAGCGCCGAGGATGCGGCCGATGCCGCCTTCCCCGCCTGGCCGGACGTGATCCTGATCGACGGCGGCCAGGGGCAGATGAGCGCGGTACGTGCCATTCTCGACGAACTCGGCATTCGCGACGTGGTGACCGCGATCGGCGTCGCCAAGGGCGTCGACCGGGATGCCGGCCGCGAACGGTTCTTCGCCGACGGCCGATCCGATTTCTCGCTGCCGCCGCGCGATCCGGTCCTCTACTTCATCCAGCGCATGCGTGACGAGGCGCATCGTTTTGCGATCGGCTCGCACCGGGCAAGGCGCAAGAAGGAGATGGTCAAGAACCCGCTCGACGAGATTTCAGGGATCGGACCCGGCCGCAAGCGCAAGCTCCTGCAGCACTTCGGCACGGCGAAGGCGGTGTCGCGCGCCGGCCTGACCGACCTCATGGCAGTCGAGGGCATTTCCGAGGCTGTCGCCAAACAGATCTACAACCATTTCCACGAGAACCGGGCTGGCTAA
- a CDS encoding molybdenum cofactor biosynthesis protein MoaE — protein MTAPTIRVQSTDFDLQAEISALTGGRKNVGAVVTFTGLCRDEQGALSALELEHYPGMAEAEMFRIGELAIERFSLLGLTAIHRFGKIMPGENIVLVIAAAPHRQAAFDGANFVMDFLKTSAPFWKKEHTADGTQGDWIAAKDADDTARDKWR, from the coding sequence ATGACCGCTCCCACCATTCGCGTCCAGTCCACTGACTTCGACCTGCAGGCCGAAATCTCAGCATTGACCGGCGGCCGCAAGAACGTCGGTGCCGTCGTCACCTTCACCGGCCTCTGTCGCGACGAACAGGGTGCATTGTCGGCACTCGAACTCGAACACTATCCAGGCATGGCCGAAGCGGAGATGTTTCGCATCGGGGAACTCGCGATCGAGCGCTTTTCGCTGCTCGGCCTCACCGCCATTCACCGCTTCGGCAAGATCATGCCCGGCGAAAACATCGTGCTGGTCATCGCCGCCGCCCCACACCGGCAGGCTGCCTTCGACGGCGCCAATTTCGTCATGGACTTTTTGAAGACCTCGGCCCCGTTCTGGAAGAAGGAACATACCGCCGACGGCACCCAAGGCGACTGGATCGCCGCCAAGGACGCGGACGACACCGCGCGGGACAAGTGGCGGTGA
- the moaD gene encoding molybdopterin converting factor subunit 1 has translation MTVKLVYFAWVRERIGRQEEDLDLPASVVTVRDLLAHLTTLGEEYENALQFPNVIRVAINQEHAEHDEPIAGAREIGIFPPMTGG, from the coding sequence ATGACCGTCAAACTCGTCTATTTCGCCTGGGTGCGCGAACGGATCGGCAGGCAAGAGGAAGACCTCGACCTGCCGGCAAGCGTCGTAACCGTTCGTGATTTGCTCGCCCATCTGACGACGCTCGGCGAGGAATATGAAAACGCGCTGCAATTCCCGAACGTCATCCGGGTGGCCATCAACCAGGAACATGCCGAACACGACGAACCGATCGCCGGCGCGCGGGAGATCGGCATCTTTCCACCGATGACGGGCGGGTGA